From Corvus cornix cornix isolate S_Up_H32 chromosome 1A, ASM73873v5, whole genome shotgun sequence, a single genomic window includes:
- the LOC104696181 gene encoding protein mono-ADP-ribosyltransferase PARP12-like isoform X1 has protein sequence MEYVWYWLDDSNQWIEYGKEHPDHVSATVTSAFLENEYLADKNGVIFFRAGSQQYKLDFADMVQTNVLFQTQRRVIRLPKQSEGGQDGSQNTTLSHPVYPPHWDQTALPDIGFKLIQLSYDSQEYGKIKRLFEKTMKNYCINQLQRIQNPTLWDIFQWQKEKMKKLNKLKGVDERLLFHGTSPSHVSAICEQNFDWRLCGAHGTMYGKGSYFARDASYSHEYCSSHRGCYSMFVAQVLVGDFVRGNPQYCRPPPRASNSNRLYDSCVDDLTDPSIFVIFEKQQIYPAYILEYSLNTSCVVL, from the exons ATGGAGTATGTCTGGTATTGGCTCGATGATTCCAATCAGTGGATTGAGTATGGGAAAGAG CACCCAGATCATGTCTCTGCCACTGTAACATCTGCATTTCTGGAGAATGAATATCTAGCTGACAAGAatggtgttatttttttcagggcTGGTTCTCAGCAGTATAAGTTAGACTTTGCAG acaTGGTCCAAACAAATGTGCTCTTTCAAACTCAAAGAAGAGTTATTCGACTGCCTAAACAGTCTGAAGGTGGACAAGATGGAAG CCAAAATACGACTCTATCACATCCTGTCTATCCTCCACACTGGGACCAAACTGCGCTACCTGATATCGGGTTCAAG ttgATACAGCTCAGCTACGATTCCCAAGAATATGGAAAAATCAAGAGGCTGTTTGagaagacaatgaaaaattactGCATCAACCAACTGCAGAGGATCCAGAACCCAACTCTTTGGGACATTTTTCAGTG gcaaaaagaaaagatgaagaagcTCAATAAATTGAAAGGGGTGGATGAGCGCCTCCTGTTCCATGGCACAAGTCCATCCCATGTGTCTGCCATCTGTGAGCAGAACTTTGACTGGAGACTCTGTGGAGCTCATGGGACAATGTATGGAAAAG GAAGCTACTTTGCCAGAGATGCCAGCTATTCCCATGAGTACTGCTCCTCCCACAGAGGGTGCTACAGCATGTTCGTCGCTCAGGTTCTTGTTGGAGACTTTGTGAGGGGAAACCCCCAGTACTGTCGCCCTCCACCCAGAGCCAGCAATTCAAACAGACTTTATGACAGCTGTGTGGATGACCTGACAGACCCTTCCATCTTTGTCATCTTTGAGAAGCAACAGATTTACCCTGCCTATATCTTGGAGTACAGTCTCAACACCAGCTGTGTGGTCTTGTAA
- the LOC104696181 gene encoding protein mono-ADP-ribosyltransferase PARP12-like isoform X2 yields the protein MSGIGSMIPISGLSMGKRAGSQQYKLDFADMVQTNVLFQTQRRVIRLPKQSEGGQDGSQNTTLSHPVYPPHWDQTALPDIGFKLIQLSYDSQEYGKIKRLFEKTMKNYCINQLQRIQNPTLWDIFQWQKEKMKKLNKLKGVDERLLFHGTSPSHVSAICEQNFDWRLCGAHGTMYGKGSYFARDASYSHEYCSSHRGCYSMFVAQVLVGDFVRGNPQYCRPPPRASNSNRLYDSCVDDLTDPSIFVIFEKQQIYPAYILEYSLNTSCVVL from the exons ATGTCTGGTATTGGCTCGATGATTCCAATCAGTGGATTGAGTATGGGAAAGAG ggcTGGTTCTCAGCAGTATAAGTTAGACTTTGCAG acaTGGTCCAAACAAATGTGCTCTTTCAAACTCAAAGAAGAGTTATTCGACTGCCTAAACAGTCTGAAGGTGGACAAGATGGAAG CCAAAATACGACTCTATCACATCCTGTCTATCCTCCACACTGGGACCAAACTGCGCTACCTGATATCGGGTTCAAG ttgATACAGCTCAGCTACGATTCCCAAGAATATGGAAAAATCAAGAGGCTGTTTGagaagacaatgaaaaattactGCATCAACCAACTGCAGAGGATCCAGAACCCAACTCTTTGGGACATTTTTCAGTG gcaaaaagaaaagatgaagaagcTCAATAAATTGAAAGGGGTGGATGAGCGCCTCCTGTTCCATGGCACAAGTCCATCCCATGTGTCTGCCATCTGTGAGCAGAACTTTGACTGGAGACTCTGTGGAGCTCATGGGACAATGTATGGAAAAG GAAGCTACTTTGCCAGAGATGCCAGCTATTCCCATGAGTACTGCTCCTCCCACAGAGGGTGCTACAGCATGTTCGTCGCTCAGGTTCTTGTTGGAGACTTTGTGAGGGGAAACCCCCAGTACTGTCGCCCTCCACCCAGAGCCAGCAATTCAAACAGACTTTATGACAGCTGTGTGGATGACCTGACAGACCCTTCCATCTTTGTCATCTTTGAGAAGCAACAGATTTACCCTGCCTATATCTTGGAGTACAGTCTCAACACCAGCTGTGTGGTCTTGTAA